The Actinopolyspora erythraea genome has a segment encoding these proteins:
- a CDS encoding TetR/AcrR family transcriptional regulator, which yields MPRPSQPLLSMERIRECALEIIDTAGLEALSMRRLAERLGVRAASLYNYVPNKDELLHDLANSMMDQVDVSGFGTDWVTGVTVWARSYHRALAEHPNLVPFIASGPARREAALRRADAVHGGLVEAGWSQRYATMIGASVKYLVVGSAMGSFASGFVDDAEIYDERFPNLNRAHLLRSHAAEIDHASFELALQAFIEGLRRRYTETSSAE from the coding sequence TTGCCCCGACCGAGCCAGCCCCTGCTGTCGATGGAGCGCATCCGGGAGTGCGCCCTGGAGATCATCGATACCGCCGGGCTGGAAGCCCTTTCCATGCGACGCCTGGCGGAGCGGCTTGGTGTGCGGGCGGCCTCGCTGTACAACTACGTCCCCAACAAGGACGAGCTGCTGCACGACCTCGCCAACTCGATGATGGACCAGGTCGACGTCTCCGGTTTCGGGACCGACTGGGTCACGGGGGTGACCGTCTGGGCGCGCTCCTACCACCGCGCACTGGCCGAACACCCCAACCTGGTTCCGTTCATCGCCTCCGGCCCCGCCCGCAGGGAGGCCGCGCTGCGGCGGGCCGACGCCGTCCACGGCGGGCTGGTCGAGGCGGGCTGGTCGCAGCGCTACGCGACCATGATCGGGGCCTCCGTGAAGTACCTCGTGGTCGGCAGCGCGATGGGATCCTTCGCGAGCGGATTCGTCGACGACGCGGAGATCTACGACGAGAGATTCCCGAACCTGAACAGGGCACACCTGCTTCGAAGTCACGCGGCGGAGATCGACCACGCCAGCTTCGAGCTGGCCCTGCAGGCCTTCATCGAGGGACTGCGCAGACGCTACACCGAGACCAGCAGCGCTGAGTGA
- a CDS encoding AMP-binding protein, which yields MTTNHPGTGPGETIGDASSSASLSLASVLAEPARRTPEAPAVLEGRERVSYGELWEQVRGHAAALRELGVATGDRVALVAPNVADFVRAYYAVQTLGAVVVPVPVLLVPEEAAHLVSDSGAKVILGHTSQLELARGCAERTGASLVTLGQRGPERSDDDPPSLTELADDVEPVSHFVTRGPQDPAVIFYTSGTTGKPKGAILTHLNMVMNATVNAFDANDTSSSDWVLGCLPLFHVFGQTVSMNTTFRAGATLVLQPRFDPLQALELIREHEITHFNGVPTMYTRMLEVAPPELRLPSLRLCISGGAALPVSVLERFNERFETQVLEGYGLSETSPTATVNQPSIGTRAGTVGHPLWGIDVEIADPDSERIELLPRGSRGEVVVRGHNVFAGYLGNPEATRAALVDGWFRTGDIGVRDEDGFLSIVDRKKELIIRNGYNVYPREVEELLLEHPELAQVAVVGLPDSTRGEEICAVAVHATLSAGDTDQSVSDRVVEWAANRLAAHKYPRRVVFTDELPLGPSHKVLKRELRERIIRDEQQASQN from the coding sequence ATGACCACGAATCATCCGGGCACGGGGCCAGGGGAGACGATCGGGGACGCGAGTTCGTCCGCTTCGCTCTCGCTGGCCTCGGTGCTCGCGGAACCGGCCCGCCGCACCCCGGAGGCCCCCGCCGTCCTGGAGGGGCGGGAACGCGTCAGCTACGGCGAGCTGTGGGAACAGGTGCGCGGGCACGCCGCCGCGCTGCGGGAACTCGGCGTCGCCACCGGCGACAGGGTCGCCCTGGTGGCCCCGAACGTCGCGGACTTCGTCCGTGCCTACTACGCGGTGCAGACGCTGGGGGCGGTCGTGGTGCCGGTTCCGGTGCTGCTCGTGCCGGAGGAGGCCGCTCACCTGGTCTCCGACTCGGGAGCGAAGGTGATCCTGGGACACACCAGTCAGCTGGAGCTGGCCAGGGGGTGTGCCGAGCGGACCGGTGCGAGCCTGGTGACCCTGGGACAGCGGGGTCCCGAGCGGTCCGACGACGATCCCCCCTCGCTGACCGAGCTGGCGGACGACGTCGAGCCGGTGTCCCACTTCGTGACCCGGGGGCCGCAGGACCCCGCGGTGATCTTCTACACCAGCGGAACCACGGGCAAGCCCAAGGGCGCGATCCTCACCCACCTCAACATGGTCATGAACGCCACGGTCAACGCGTTCGACGCCAACGACACCAGTTCGAGCGACTGGGTGCTGGGGTGCCTGCCGCTGTTCCACGTGTTCGGCCAGACGGTGTCGATGAACACCACGTTCCGGGCCGGTGCCACCCTTGTGCTGCAACCCCGTTTCGATCCGCTCCAGGCGCTGGAACTGATCCGCGAGCACGAGATCACCCACTTCAACGGGGTGCCCACGATGTACACCCGGATGCTCGAGGTTGCTCCGCCGGAGCTGCGGCTGCCCAGTCTGCGGCTGTGCATCTCGGGGGGAGCGGCGTTGCCGGTCTCGGTGCTGGAGCGCTTCAACGAGCGGTTCGAGACCCAGGTCCTGGAGGGCTACGGTCTCTCCGAGACCTCGCCGACGGCCACGGTCAACCAGCCCTCCATCGGCACGCGCGCGGGCACCGTCGGTCATCCGCTGTGGGGAATCGACGTCGAGATCGCCGATCCGGACTCCGAGCGGATCGAGTTGTTGCCGCGCGGCAGCCGCGGTGAGGTGGTCGTGCGGGGCCACAACGTGTTCGCCGGTTACCTGGGGAACCCCGAGGCCACCCGTGCCGCGCTCGTCGACGGTTGGTTCCGCACCGGGGACATCGGAGTCCGGGACGAGGACGGTTTCCTGTCCATCGTCGACCGCAAGAAGGAGCTGATCATTCGCAACGGGTACAACGTCTACCCGCGCGAGGTCGAGGAGCTCCTGCTGGAACACCCCGAGCTGGCGCAGGTGGCGGTCGTGGGACTGCCCGACTCCACCCGTGGCGAGGAGATATGCGCGGTGGCGGTGCATGCCACACTGTCGGCAGGGGATACCGACCAGTCGGTTAGCGACCGGGTGGTGGAGTGGGCCGCGAACCGGTTGGCTGCCCACAAGTATCCGAGGCGAGTGGTCTTCACCGACGAACTCCCCCTCGGGCCCAGCCACAAGGTGCTCAAGCGGGAGTTGCGCGAGCGGATCATTCGCGACGAACAACAGGCGAGTCAGAACTGA
- the fabG gene encoding 3-oxoacyl-ACP reductase FabG yields the protein MAQELQDRVAVVTGAGRGIGAAIAEGLASSGAAVAVVDLDESTCAETVRRITDAGGSALAVAADVTESDSVDRAFTRVSEELGTVGVLVNNAGVTKDNMLFKMSEQDWDTVMGVHLRGAFLCSKAAQRQMVPQRWGKIVNLSSVSALGNRGQANYSTAKAGVQGFTKTLAIELGPFGINVNAIAPGFIVSDMTATTAERLGMTFEELQQGAAAETPVRRVGQPSDIANAVSFLTSERSSFVTGQTLYVDGGRKLG from the coding sequence GTGGCGCAAGAACTGCAGGACCGGGTGGCCGTTGTGACCGGCGCGGGAAGGGGAATCGGCGCCGCCATCGCCGAGGGGCTGGCCTCCTCCGGGGCCGCGGTGGCCGTGGTGGACCTCGACGAGTCCACCTGCGCCGAGACCGTGCGTCGCATCACCGACGCGGGGGGATCGGCTCTGGCCGTGGCCGCCGACGTCACCGAATCGGACTCCGTGGACCGTGCTTTCACCCGGGTCTCAGAGGAGCTGGGAACGGTCGGTGTCCTGGTCAACAACGCCGGGGTCACCAAGGACAACATGCTGTTCAAGATGTCCGAGCAGGACTGGGACACCGTCATGGGGGTTCACCTGCGCGGTGCCTTCCTGTGCAGCAAGGCCGCTCAGCGGCAGATGGTCCCCCAGCGGTGGGGAAAGATCGTCAACCTTTCCAGCGTCTCCGCGCTCGGCAACCGCGGCCAGGCGAACTACTCCACCGCGAAAGCCGGTGTCCAGGGCTTCACCAAGACCCTGGCGATCGAACTGGGACCGTTCGGCATCAACGTCAACGCGATCGCTCCCGGATTCATCGTCTCCGATATGACCGCCACCACGGCCGAGCGGCTCGGGATGACCTTCGAGGAGCTGCAGCAGGGGGCCGCCGCCGAGACACCGGTGCGCCGCGTCGGTCAACCGAGCGACATCGCCAACGCCGTCAGCTTCCTGACCAGTGAGCGGTCCTCGTTCGTGACCGGTCAGACGCTGTACGTCGACGGTGGTCGCAAACTCGGCTGA
- a CDS encoding acyl-CoA dehydrogenase family protein, whose protein sequence is MVDFALSDTERDIRDWVRNFVQRELMPLEQQVLDRERRGERGLTKEETEALRDKARQAGFWGVQTPEEYGGMGLSAVLTALVEVELGRTFVPFTFGGAADNILYYGNEEQKQRYLIPTIEGTRKSCFAITEPDAGSDAKNIRTTARKEGSEWVIDGEKTFITGGIDADFTMVFAVTDKEKGADGGVTCFLVDRDMGWTSEPIDIMGEWDRQPAALTFDGVRVPEENVLGEVGNGFGLAMQWIGRGRYLLPARALGGCERMVEMATEYSQSRKTFGAPIADRQAIQWMIADSAVEIEALRWLVLQAAWQVDQGMDSRHAQSIAKLHGGVRANEIVDRVMQIHGGMGYTRELPIERWYRDLRLLRIFEGTDEIQRRTVARNLLKGHASVRGVLG, encoded by the coding sequence ATGGTTGATTTCGCACTGTCGGACACCGAACGCGACATCCGCGACTGGGTCCGCAACTTCGTTCAGCGCGAGCTGATGCCCCTGGAGCAGCAGGTACTCGACCGGGAGCGTCGCGGTGAGCGCGGTCTGACCAAGGAGGAGACCGAGGCGCTGCGCGACAAGGCACGTCAGGCGGGCTTCTGGGGAGTGCAGACGCCGGAGGAGTACGGCGGCATGGGACTCTCCGCCGTGCTGACGGCCCTCGTGGAGGTGGAACTCGGCCGCACCTTCGTCCCCTTCACCTTCGGAGGTGCCGCCGACAACATCCTCTACTACGGCAACGAGGAGCAGAAGCAGCGTTACCTGATCCCGACCATCGAGGGAACCCGCAAGTCCTGCTTCGCGATCACCGAACCCGACGCGGGATCCGACGCCAAGAACATCCGCACCACCGCCCGCAAAGAGGGCTCCGAATGGGTGATCGACGGTGAGAAGACCTTCATCACCGGTGGCATCGACGCCGACTTCACCATGGTCTTCGCGGTGACCGACAAGGAGAAGGGCGCCGACGGGGGAGTCACCTGCTTCCTGGTCGACCGGGACATGGGCTGGACCTCGGAACCCATCGACATCATGGGTGAGTGGGACCGGCAACCCGCCGCGTTGACCTTCGACGGCGTCCGGGTGCCCGAGGAGAACGTGCTCGGCGAGGTCGGCAACGGCTTCGGGCTCGCCATGCAGTGGATCGGCCGGGGCAGGTACCTGCTGCCCGCCCGCGCGCTCGGTGGTTGTGAGCGCATGGTGGAAATGGCCACGGAGTACTCGCAGTCCCGGAAGACCTTCGGTGCCCCGATCGCGGACCGGCAGGCCATCCAGTGGATGATCGCGGACTCCGCCGTCGAGATCGAGGCGCTGCGCTGGCTGGTGCTGCAGGCGGCCTGGCAGGTCGACCAGGGCATGGACTCCCGCCACGCGCAGTCCATCGCCAAGCTGCACGGTGGTGTCCGGGCCAACGAGATCGTGGACCGGGTGATGCAGATCCACGGCGGGATGGGCTACACCAGGGAACTGCCCATCGAACGCTGGTACCGCGATCTGCGGCTGCTGCGCATCTTCGAGGGGACCGACGAGATCCAGCGCCGTACCGTGGCACGCAATCTGCTCAAGGGACACGCCTCGGTGCGCGGGGTGCTGGGCTGA
- a CDS encoding Tm-1-like ATP-binding domain-containing protein, producing MGSVYVVGTFDTKGDELGYVAELLRADGSSVVTVDLGTARSDTTTAASVSAASVAEHHPHGGEAVFTGERGSAVAAMSEAFQRFLGTRDDIAGIVGIGGSGATALVTPAMRSLPVGVPKFVVSTVASGDVSGYVDASDIAMLPAVTDVAGLNRISRRVLANAAHALHGAVSAPSPVVTDKPAVGLSMFGVTTPCVSAVAEELAGMYDPLVFHATGTGGRAMEKLVDDGLLHGLLDVTTTEVCDLLSGGVMSAGNERLDAPARAGLPYVGSCGALDMVNFGARDTVPERYRNRLLYEHNSQVTLMRTTPEECEAIGLFLADKLNALPGPVRFLLPEGGVSALDAVGEPFHDPEADGVLFDTLERNVVRHERRRLVRVPHHINDSLFVRALLDAFYEVMSDE from the coding sequence TTGGGCAGTGTCTACGTGGTCGGAACCTTCGACACCAAGGGCGACGAGCTCGGCTACGTGGCCGAACTGCTTCGCGCGGACGGCTCCTCGGTGGTGACCGTGGACCTCGGCACCGCTCGCTCCGATACCACCACCGCCGCTTCGGTCTCCGCCGCATCCGTGGCCGAGCACCACCCGCACGGCGGCGAGGCCGTGTTCACCGGCGAACGTGGTTCGGCGGTCGCCGCCATGTCGGAGGCCTTTCAGCGGTTCCTGGGCACCCGCGACGACATCGCCGGGATCGTAGGGATAGGGGGATCGGGAGCCACCGCCCTGGTCACGCCGGCGATGCGTTCCCTGCCCGTCGGAGTTCCCAAGTTCGTGGTCTCCACGGTCGCCTCCGGGGACGTCTCCGGTTACGTCGACGCCAGTGACATCGCCATGCTGCCCGCCGTGACCGACGTGGCCGGACTCAACCGGATCTCGCGACGGGTGCTGGCCAACGCCGCACACGCCCTGCACGGAGCCGTGAGCGCGCCCAGCCCGGTCGTGACCGACAAACCCGCCGTCGGTCTGTCCATGTTCGGCGTGACCACGCCGTGCGTCAGCGCCGTGGCGGAGGAACTCGCCGGAATGTACGACCCCCTGGTGTTCCACGCGACCGGCACCGGTGGTCGTGCCATGGAGAAGCTGGTCGACGACGGGTTGCTGCACGGTCTGCTGGACGTCACCACCACTGAGGTCTGCGATCTCCTCTCCGGCGGTGTGATGAGCGCGGGAAACGAGCGCCTCGACGCCCCTGCCAGGGCGGGGCTGCCGTACGTGGGTTCCTGCGGTGCGCTCGACATGGTCAACTTCGGCGCCAGGGACACCGTGCCGGAGCGGTACCGGAACCGGCTGCTCTACGAGCACAACTCCCAGGTCACCCTGATGCGTACCACTCCGGAGGAATGCGAGGCCATCGGCCTGTTCCTGGCGGACAAGCTCAACGCCCTCCCCGGCCCCGTGCGGTTCCTGCTTCCCGAGGGAGGGGTGTCCGCGCTGGACGCCGTGGGCGAGCCCTTCCACGACCCGGAGGCGGACGGAGTGTTGTTCGACACACTCGAACGCAACGTGGTGCGGCACGAACGACGACGCCTGGTCCGAGTGCCGCACCACATCAACGACTCGCTGTTCGTACGGGCCCTGCTGGACGCGTTCTACGAGGTGATGAGTGATGAGTGA
- a CDS encoding phosphoenolpyruvate hydrolase family protein, producing the protein MSEHDPHTGSSAGRAPSRGDVLRSLRDKVERGVPIVGGGAGTGLSAKSEEAGGIDLLVLYNSGRYRMAGRGSLAGLLAYGNANEIVLEMAREVLPVVRHTPVLAGVNGTDPFMIPEKFLERLRDLGFVGVQNFPTVGLIDGTFRANLEETGMSYDLEIEMIRTARKMDLLTTPYVFSADEARAMARAGADVIVCHMGLTTGGSIGAETARDLDDCVRSVEEWSKAAAEVRDDVLVLCHGGPISEPEDMAYVLSRTTRCHGFYGASSMERLPTEQAVAARTTAFLEQRFSG; encoded by the coding sequence ATGAGTGAGCACGATCCGCACACGGGCTCGTCCGCCGGGCGGGCACCGAGCCGCGGCGATGTACTGCGGTCGCTGCGCGACAAGGTCGAGCGGGGTGTGCCGATCGTAGGCGGGGGTGCCGGTACGGGGCTGTCCGCCAAGTCGGAGGAGGCCGGTGGTATCGACCTCCTCGTGCTGTACAACTCGGGGCGTTACCGCATGGCCGGCCGGGGATCGTTGGCGGGGCTGCTCGCCTACGGAAACGCCAACGAGATCGTGCTGGAGATGGCACGCGAGGTGCTGCCCGTGGTCCGGCACACCCCGGTGCTGGCAGGAGTGAACGGGACCGATCCGTTCATGATTCCGGAGAAATTCCTTGAACGACTGCGTGATCTGGGATTCGTGGGAGTGCAGAACTTTCCCACAGTCGGCCTGATAGACGGGACTTTCCGGGCCAACCTCGAAGAGACCGGAATGAGTTACGATCTCGAGATTGAAATGATTCGTACCGCTCGGAAAATGGATCTGCTCACTACTCCCTACGTTTTCTCCGCGGACGAGGCCCGGGCCATGGCACGAGCCGGTGCCGACGTGATCGTTTGTCACATGGGACTCACCACGGGTGGGAGTATCGGTGCCGAAACCGCCCGGGATCTCGATGACTGCGTGCGTTCGGTCGAGGAGTGGTCGAAAGCGGCGGCCGAAGTCCGCGACGACGTCCTGGTGCTCTGCCACGGCGGTCCGATAAGTGAACCGGAGGACATGGCCTACGTGCTTTCACGGACCACCCGTTGCCATGGTTTCTACGGGGCGAGCAGCATGGAGCGGCTGCCCACCGAACAGGCTGTCGCCGCTCGTACCACGGCTTTTCTGGAGCAGCGATTTTCGGGATGA
- a CDS encoding SRPBCC family protein, with the protein MAESYSSALVDAPVERVWRVFGDFAALADWHPAITAGEIEQNSSPFVVGAVRKLWLADGSTVRERLVSFDSVRCSYGYEMLEGPFPVRNYRATVRVTPVTATGATFAEWSAHYDADADQVVELDRVFREDVFAAGLAALARICAG; encoded by the coding sequence GTGGCCGAATCGTACTCCAGTGCTCTGGTGGATGCTCCGGTGGAACGTGTCTGGCGCGTTTTCGGGGATTTCGCGGCACTGGCCGACTGGCATCCCGCCATAACGGCGGGTGAGATCGAGCAGAACTCGTCTCCCTTCGTGGTGGGGGCCGTGCGCAAACTGTGGCTCGCGGACGGTTCGACCGTTCGGGAACGGCTGGTCTCGTTCGATTCCGTTCGGTGTTCGTACGGGTACGAGATGTTGGAGGGACCGTTTCCGGTGCGGAACTATCGGGCCACCGTACGAGTGACACCGGTTACCGCCACCGGTGCGACATTCGCGGAATGGTCGGCGCACTACGACGCTGACGCGGATCAGGTGGTCGAACTGGACCGGGTGTTCCGCGAGGACGTGTTCGCCGCCGGGCTGGCGGCACTGGCGCGAATCTGCGCCGGGTGA
- a CDS encoding NAD-dependent epimerase/dehydratase family protein, translated as MQSATDSAGSEVGAERVVVTGGSGFVGRAVVRAFAQRGNPVTIIDRVAPEVPEQYRHLVTHVAGDLTDPEVREAGVPENTAGIIHLAAITSVLRSMDKPVETFANNVEVTQGLLELARQRGVGRFVLASTNAVVGDIGYGTISERLPLHPLTPYGSTKAACEMLLSGYSGAYGIATTALRFTNIYGPGMGHKDSFVPRLMRAALAGEGVEVYGDGSQSRDFVHIDDVVQAVMASWDKQYSGTAVIGSGSSISVMELIESVRTATGRELPVTHVSAKNGEMPAVIVEIEKARRELGYTPNVRLTEGLRTVWDDFRAADSGMSVAP; from the coding sequence GTGCAGTCCGCAACAGATTCAGCAGGTTCCGAAGTCGGCGCCGAGCGCGTCGTCGTCACCGGAGGATCGGGGTTCGTGGGAAGAGCCGTGGTCCGGGCGTTCGCGCAGCGTGGCAACCCGGTGACGATCATCGACCGAGTGGCTCCCGAGGTGCCCGAGCAGTACCGTCACCTGGTCACGCACGTGGCCGGTGATCTGACCGATCCGGAGGTGCGGGAGGCGGGTGTCCCGGAGAACACCGCCGGGATCATTCACCTTGCCGCCATCACCTCGGTGTTGCGTTCCATGGACAAGCCGGTGGAGACCTTCGCCAACAACGTGGAGGTCACCCAGGGGCTGCTCGAGTTGGCTCGGCAGCGTGGTGTCGGGCGCTTCGTGCTGGCCTCCACCAACGCGGTGGTCGGCGACATCGGATACGGGACGATCTCGGAGCGGCTGCCGCTGCACCCCTTGACGCCGTACGGCTCGACCAAGGCCGCCTGCGAGATGCTGCTGTCGGGTTACAGCGGTGCCTACGGGATCGCGACCACGGCGTTGCGCTTCACCAACATCTACGGTCCCGGCATGGGGCACAAGGACAGCTTCGTCCCCCGGTTGATGCGCGCCGCGCTGGCCGGTGAAGGGGTTGAGGTCTACGGCGACGGTTCGCAGAGCCGTGACTTCGTGCACATCGACGACGTGGTGCAGGCCGTCATGGCCTCCTGGGACAAGCAGTACAGCGGAACCGCGGTGATCGGTTCCGGCAGTTCCATCTCGGTGATGGAACTCATCGAGTCGGTCCGTACCGCCACGGGCAGGGAACTGCCGGTGACGCACGTGTCAGCCAAGAACGGTGAGATGCCCGCTGTGATCGTCGAGATCGAGAAGGCCAGGCGCGAGCTGGGCTACACGCCCAATGTGCGGTTGACCGAGGGGCTGCGCACGGTGTGGGACGACTTCCGCGCCGCCGACAGTGGGATGTCCGTGGCCCCATGA
- a CDS encoding glycosyltransferase family 2 protein, with protein MPTTFPDEVDEAALADYAARYGDHRFAPVVVLIAAYNEGDAIPAVLEGIPNTSCDLNVDTLVVVDGASDDTADVAVRYGAYTCVAPTNRGQGAALRLGYRLAAERGARYVVTTDADGQYEIDELPRLLRPILDDEADFVTGSRRLGSSENPQLLRRVGTYVFAWLVSVMTGQRITDTSFGFRAMRVEVANSVRLEQQQYQSSELLVGVLARGYRVRERAMTMRQRVAGVSKKGNNVLYGYRYSRVVLGTWLRERRAQRLAGANGASTADEQVSEPARAAGE; from the coding sequence ATGCCGACGACCTTTCCCGACGAGGTCGATGAAGCCGCACTGGCCGACTACGCCGCGCGTTACGGTGATCACCGGTTCGCCCCGGTGGTGGTGTTGATCGCCGCCTACAACGAGGGGGACGCGATCCCCGCGGTGCTCGAGGGGATCCCGAACACGAGCTGTGACCTGAACGTGGACACGCTGGTGGTCGTCGACGGTGCCTCCGACGACACCGCCGACGTCGCCGTGCGGTACGGCGCCTACACCTGTGTGGCCCCGACCAACCGCGGTCAGGGGGCGGCGCTGCGGCTCGGTTACCGGTTGGCGGCCGAGCGCGGTGCGCGATACGTGGTCACCACCGACGCGGACGGGCAGTACGAGATCGACGAGCTTCCCCGGTTATTGCGTCCGATTCTCGACGACGAGGCCGACTTCGTCACCGGGTCGCGCAGGTTGGGGAGCAGCGAGAACCCCCAGCTGCTGCGCCGGGTCGGTACCTATGTGTTCGCCTGGCTGGTCAGCGTGATGACCGGTCAGCGCATCACCGACACCTCGTTCGGCTTCCGTGCCATGCGGGTCGAGGTCGCGAACTCGGTTCGGCTGGAGCAGCAGCAGTACCAGTCCTCCGAGCTGCTGGTCGGTGTGCTGGCGCGTGGCTACCGCGTTCGCGAGCGGGCCATGACGATGCGTCAACGTGTGGCGGGTGTCAGCAAGAAGGGCAACAACGTGCTCTACGGCTACCGCTACAGCAGGGTGGTGCTCGGGACCTGGCTGCGCGAACGGCGTGCCCAGCGGCTGGCTGGGGCGAACGGGGCCTCCACGGCGGACGAGCAGGTCAGCGAACCTGCTCGTGCCGCCGGGGAGTAG
- a CDS encoding GtrA family protein — protein MSATPEPPSEHRGTSRYWRLLRGFAAVSALATVSSQLVFVVSYWISSASTLATVLGWLAGAVPNFFLNRRNWGSTGRHQLRGELARFAVVSVTTFLLAAVATNYTEELAHNLFAASEFRRVLLVWGSYLGTYLLMFVLKFFLMDRLVFSTPRRHEQVR, from the coding sequence GTGTCCGCCACCCCGGAGCCGCCTTCCGAGCACCGTGGCACCAGCCGGTACTGGAGACTGCTGCGTGGTTTCGCCGCGGTCTCGGCGCTGGCGACCGTGAGCAGTCAGCTCGTGTTCGTGGTGTCCTACTGGATCAGCTCGGCCTCGACCCTGGCCACCGTGCTGGGGTGGCTGGCCGGGGCCGTCCCCAACTTCTTCCTCAACCGCAGGAACTGGGGAAGCACTGGACGGCACCAGCTGCGCGGCGAACTGGCACGCTTCGCGGTGGTGTCGGTGACGACCTTCCTGCTCGCGGCGGTCGCCACCAATTACACCGAGGAACTCGCCCACAACCTCTTCGCCGCTTCCGAATTCCGGAGGGTGCTTCTGGTCTGGGGTTCCTATCTCGGCACCTACCTGCTGATGTTCGTGCTCAAGTTCTTCCTGATGGACCGCTTGGTCTTCTCTACTCCCCGGCGGCACGAGCAGGTTCGCTGA
- a CDS encoding NAD-dependent epimerase/dehydratase family protein, which produces MRILVLGGDGYLGWPTALHLSDCGHDVAVADNFARRAYDHEMGVRSLVPMEPLQVRVDAWREVSGQEIKTYYGDLVDAEFTVEMIRDFRPDTIVHFAEQRAAPYSMIDRKHAVYTQQNNVVGNLNVLFAIQEIDPEIHLVKLGTMGEYGTPNIDIEEGWLEVTHKGRTDRMLYPKKPGSFYHLSKVHDSHNIEFACRIWGLRATDLNQGVVYGQETPQTVRDPRLATRFDYDAIFGTVLNRFVIQAVLGHPLTVYGTGSQTRGVIDIRDTVECIRLASENPADKGEFRVFNQMTESFSVEEIAKTVANNYHGTVEVEYLDNPRVEQDHHYYNVVHTGLVELGLDPHLLSNTLINSLFGVAEQFKDRVDLSAMRPTVEWRTASSPLRSQN; this is translated from the coding sequence GTGCGAATCCTCGTCCTGGGTGGGGACGGCTATCTCGGTTGGCCGACCGCTCTGCATCTGTCCGACTGCGGTCACGACGTGGCCGTGGCAGACAACTTCGCCCGTAGGGCCTACGACCACGAGATGGGCGTGCGCAGCCTGGTTCCGATGGAACCGCTGCAGGTTCGAGTCGATGCCTGGCGGGAGGTTTCCGGCCAGGAGATCAAGACGTACTACGGTGACCTCGTCGACGCCGAGTTCACCGTCGAGATGATCCGGGACTTCCGTCCGGACACCATCGTGCACTTCGCCGAACAGCGGGCCGCCCCCTACTCGATGATCGACCGCAAGCACGCGGTCTACACGCAGCAGAACAACGTGGTCGGCAACCTCAACGTGCTGTTCGCGATCCAGGAGATCGACCCGGAGATTCACCTGGTCAAGCTCGGGACCATGGGTGAGTACGGCACTCCCAACATCGATATCGAAGAGGGGTGGCTGGAGGTCACCCACAAGGGTCGTACCGACCGCATGCTCTACCCGAAGAAGCCCGGCTCCTTCTACCACCTCAGCAAGGTGCACGACAGCCACAACATCGAGTTCGCCTGTCGTATCTGGGGCCTGCGCGCCACCGACCTCAACCAGGGTGTCGTGTACGGTCAGGAGACGCCGCAGACCGTGCGCGACCCGAGGCTGGCCACTCGGTTCGACTACGACGCCATCTTCGGCACGGTGCTCAACCGCTTCGTGATCCAGGCCGTGCTCGGCCACCCCCTCACGGTCTACGGCACCGGCAGCCAGACGCGTGGTGTCATCGACATCAGAGACACCGTGGAGTGCATCCGTCTGGCCTCGGAGAACCCCGCCGACAAGGGCGAGTTCCGTGTTTTCAACCAGATGACGGAGAGCTTCTCGGTCGAGGAGATCGCCAAGACGGTCGCCAACAACTACCACGGCACCGTCGAGGTGGAGTACCTCGACAACCCGCGTGTGGAGCAGGACCACCACTACTACAACGTGGTACACACGGGTCTCGTGGAGCTGGGACTGGATCCGCACCTGCTGTCCAACACCCTGATCAACTCGTTGTTCGGTGTCGCCGAGCAGTTCAAGGACCGGGTCGACCTGTCCGCCATGCGTCCCACCGTCGAGTGGCGTACGGCCTCCAGCCCGCTCCGCTCGCAGAACTGA